A genomic window from Streptomyces sp. NBC_00234 includes:
- a CDS encoding MerR family transcriptional regulator: MEELAKEAGISVRTLRFYRERGLIPPPRRQGRIAWYDDHHLARLRTVTGLLERGHTLNGIADLAATFDSGRDVAEVLGLGEPSEETPVRLTPEQLADYFEGEATPENLAAALDLGYLGTDGDEIVHISRRLLDVSAELVREGVPLATVLDSGRRVREHADALAELFVEVLRAHIAEKEPAQLRPLARAVVDAELSMALDRRLRHEDDTPSAPSGTPADT; encoded by the coding sequence ATGGAGGAACTGGCCAAGGAAGCCGGTATCTCCGTACGGACCCTGCGCTTCTACCGGGAGCGCGGCCTCATCCCGCCACCGCGCCGCCAAGGCCGTATCGCCTGGTACGACGACCACCACCTCGCCCGGCTGCGCACCGTGACGGGCCTGCTGGAACGCGGCCACACCCTCAACGGCATCGCCGACCTCGCCGCCACCTTCGACAGTGGCCGCGACGTCGCCGAGGTCCTCGGCCTGGGCGAACCCTCCGAAGAGACCCCGGTCCGGCTCACCCCCGAGCAACTCGCCGACTACTTCGAGGGCGAGGCCACCCCGGAGAATCTCGCCGCCGCCCTCGACCTCGGCTACCTCGGCACCGACGGCGACGAGATCGTGCACATCAGCCGCCGTCTCCTGGACGTGTCGGCCGAGCTCGTACGGGAAGGGGTGCCGCTCGCCACGGTGCTCGACTCCGGCCGCCGCGTCCGCGAACACGCCGACGCCCTCGCCGAGCTCTTCGTCGAGGTCCTGCGCGCCCACATCGCCGAGAAGGAACCGGCCCAGCTCCGCCCGCTGGCACGAGCCGTGGTGGACGCGGAGCTCTCCATGGCGCTGGACCGCAGACTGCGCCACGAGGACGACACCCCGTCCGCCCCCTCCGGCACCCCGGCGGACACATGA
- a CDS encoding flavin-containing monooxygenase, translating into MAQHEHVRVAVIGSGFGGLGAAVRLRREGTTDFVVLERADSVGGTWRDNSYPGCACDVPSHLYSFSFAPNPEWPRTFSGQEHIRAYLEHVADTFGLRPHLRLGHEVTVMRWDVDELHWRIECANGVTITADAVVSATGPLSDPKMPDIPGLAEFPGKVFHSARWDHDYDLTGKRVAMIGTGASAIQIVPAIQPKAAKVTLFQRTPPWVMPRMDRAISGAEKWLHRSLPFTGTARRGLLWGIRELQVSAFTKHPNQLGLVERIAKANIARSIKDPALRAKLTPSYRIGCKRILLSSAYYPALAQPNVDVVASGLTEVRGSTVVASDGTETEVDAIIFGTGFHVTDMPIAERVVGAEGITLAEHWKGGMEGLRGATAVGFPNWMTIIGPNTGLGNSSMILMIESQLNYMADYLRQLDVLGGRVALGARQSAVTAWNHRVQERMKRTVWNTGGCTSWYLDAEGRNTTVWPGTTSEFRKATRSVDLGEYEVIRARTSGAAGSGQAPAEEAVA; encoded by the coding sequence ATGGCCCAGCACGAGCATGTACGAGTGGCGGTGATCGGATCCGGTTTCGGGGGCCTCGGTGCCGCTGTCCGGCTGCGCCGCGAAGGCACCACCGATTTCGTCGTCCTGGAACGGGCCGATTCGGTCGGCGGGACCTGGCGCGACAACAGCTATCCGGGCTGTGCCTGTGACGTCCCGTCGCACCTCTACTCGTTCTCGTTCGCCCCCAACCCCGAGTGGCCGCGCACCTTTTCGGGGCAGGAGCACATCCGCGCCTATCTGGAGCACGTCGCCGACACCTTCGGGCTGCGCCCGCACCTCCGGCTCGGCCACGAAGTGACCGTCATGCGGTGGGACGTCGACGAACTGCACTGGCGCATCGAGTGCGCCAACGGCGTCACGATCACCGCCGATGCCGTCGTCTCCGCGACCGGCCCGCTCTCCGACCCGAAGATGCCCGACATCCCCGGGCTCGCCGAATTCCCGGGCAAGGTCTTCCACTCGGCCCGCTGGGACCACGACTACGACCTGACCGGCAAGCGCGTCGCCATGATCGGCACCGGCGCCTCCGCCATCCAGATCGTCCCGGCCATCCAGCCCAAGGCCGCCAAGGTGACGCTCTTCCAGCGCACCCCGCCCTGGGTCATGCCCCGTATGGACCGGGCCATCAGCGGAGCCGAGAAGTGGCTCCACCGCAGCCTGCCGTTCACCGGCACCGCGAGGCGCGGACTGCTGTGGGGCATCAGGGAGTTGCAGGTCAGCGCCTTCACCAAGCACCCGAACCAGCTCGGCCTGGTGGAGCGGATCGCCAAGGCCAACATCGCCCGGTCGATCAAGGACCCGGCGCTGCGGGCCAAGCTGACGCCCTCGTACCGCATCGGCTGCAAGCGCATCCTGCTGTCCAGCGCCTACTACCCGGCGCTCGCCCAGCCCAACGTGGACGTGGTCGCCTCCGGTCTGACCGAGGTGCGGGGCTCAACGGTCGTCGCGTCCGACGGTACGGAGACCGAGGTCGACGCGATCATCTTCGGCACCGGCTTCCACGTGACGGACATGCCGATCGCCGAGCGGGTCGTCGGTGCGGAGGGCATCACGCTCGCCGAGCACTGGAAGGGCGGTATGGAGGGGCTGCGCGGCGCCACCGCGGTGGGCTTCCCCAACTGGATGACGATCATCGGGCCCAACACCGGGCTCGGCAATTCCTCCATGATCCTGATGATCGAGTCCCAGCTGAACTACATGGCCGACTATCTGCGCCAGCTGGACGTCCTGGGCGGACGTGTCGCACTCGGCGCGCGGCAGTCGGCGGTGACGGCGTGGAACCACCGGGTGCAGGAGCGGATGAAGCGCACCGTGTGGAACACCGGAGGCTGCACCAGCTGGTACCTGGACGCCGAGGGGCGCAACACCACGGTCTGGCCCGGGACCACCTCGGAGTTCCGTAAGGCGACCAGGTCGGTCGACCTGGGGGAGTACGAGGTGATCCGGGCGCGGACGTCCGGAGCCGCCGGGAGTGGCCAGGCACCGGCCGAGGAGGCTGTCGCATGA
- a CDS encoding SDR family oxidoreductase has translation MSNKRSLEGQVVVVTGAARGVGELLARKLSARGATLALVGLEPDELKQVSERLHGESDHWHADVTDHVAMARVAEEVKQRFGKVDVVVANAGVAAGGPFVDSDPEAWRRVIEVNLIGGAVTGRAFLPVLMESRGYFLQIASLAAITPAPMMTAYCASKSGVEAFAHSLRAEVGYRGVRVGVGYLSWTDTDMVRGADEDDVMRELRQRLPWPSNRTYPLGPAVDRIVAGIERRSSHVYAQWWLRGMQSVRGYLPTLIGIVGQREMARFGDRLGSVGTGLVGAGGAADQEARTQRD, from the coding sequence ATGAGCAACAAGCGGAGTCTTGAGGGGCAGGTCGTCGTCGTCACCGGCGCGGCGCGCGGCGTGGGCGAGCTGCTGGCCCGCAAGCTGTCGGCGCGCGGCGCGACGCTGGCGCTGGTCGGCCTGGAGCCGGACGAGCTGAAGCAGGTCTCCGAGCGGCTGCACGGGGAGAGCGACCACTGGCACGCGGACGTCACCGACCATGTGGCGATGGCCCGGGTCGCCGAGGAGGTCAAGCAGCGGTTCGGCAAGGTCGACGTGGTCGTCGCGAACGCGGGTGTCGCCGCGGGCGGGCCGTTCGTCGACTCCGACCCGGAGGCGTGGCGGCGGGTCATCGAGGTCAACCTGATCGGCGGGGCGGTGACCGGGCGGGCGTTCCTGCCGGTGCTGATGGAGAGCCGCGGGTACTTCCTCCAGATCGCCTCCCTGGCCGCGATCACTCCGGCGCCGATGATGACCGCGTACTGCGCGTCGAAGTCGGGCGTCGAGGCGTTCGCGCACAGTCTGCGGGCCGAGGTCGGCTACCGGGGCGTGCGGGTCGGGGTCGGCTATCTGTCCTGGACGGACACGGACATGGTGCGGGGCGCCGACGAGGACGACGTGATGCGGGAGCTGCGCCAGCGGCTGCCGTGGCCGTCGAACCGCACGTACCCGCTCGGCCCGGCCGTGGACCGGATCGTGGCCGGGATCGAGCGGCGTTCCTCGCACGTGTACGCGCAGTGGTGGCTGCGGGGGATGCAGTCGGTTCGCGGCTACCTGCCGACGCTCATCGGGATCGTCGGGCAGCGCGAGATGGCGCGGTTCGGGGACCGGCTGGGGAGCGTCGGGACCGGTCTGGTGGGCGCCGGGGGCGCGGCGGACCAGGAGGCGCGCACGCAGCGTGACTGA
- a CDS encoding alpha/beta fold hydrolase has protein sequence MSRLLRREDAPPVPVRELTVVSADGSRVHAELHGPEGAPAVVLAHGWTCSTHFWAAQIRDLAVDHRVIAYDQRGHGRSPEGAVAGYSTDALADDLEAVLAATLAPGEKAVLAGHSMGGMTLMAASRRAGLREHAAAVLLCSTGSSRLLAESLVVPLKPGAVRTRLTRAVLGARAPLGPVTPLSRRILKYGTMGAGSAPERVDVCARIVHACPRRARVAWGQVLADLDLESGVRELRVPTAVIAGTEDRLTPPVHARSIVAALPQSLGLTELTGMGHMTPVEAPDVVTAKIRELVTGYVTVAATGKEEVA, from the coding sequence ATGAGCCGGCTCCTGCGGCGCGAGGACGCCCCGCCCGTACCCGTACGCGAACTGACCGTCGTCTCGGCCGACGGCTCGCGCGTCCACGCCGAACTGCACGGGCCCGAAGGGGCCCCCGCGGTCGTGCTCGCGCACGGCTGGACCTGCAGCACCCACTTCTGGGCCGCCCAGATCCGGGACCTCGCGGTCGACCACCGGGTCATCGCCTACGACCAGCGCGGACACGGCCGGTCGCCCGAGGGCGCTGTCGCGGGCTACAGCACGGACGCCCTCGCCGACGACCTCGAAGCCGTTCTCGCGGCCACCCTCGCACCGGGCGAGAAGGCGGTGCTCGCCGGGCACTCCATGGGCGGGATGACGCTGATGGCGGCCTCGCGGCGGGCGGGGCTGCGGGAGCACGCGGCGGCGGTACTGCTGTGCAGCACCGGCAGTTCGCGGCTGCTCGCCGAGTCCCTGGTCGTCCCGCTGAAGCCCGGCGCGGTCCGGACCCGTCTCACCCGCGCCGTACTCGGCGCGCGTGCGCCGCTCGGACCGGTCACGCCGCTGTCGAGGCGGATCCTCAAGTACGGGACGATGGGCGCCGGTTCGGCGCCCGAGCGGGTCGACGTCTGCGCCCGGATCGTGCACGCGTGTCCGCGGCGGGCGCGGGTGGCGTGGGGGCAGGTGCTCGCCGACCTCGATCTGGAGTCGGGGGTACGGGAGCTGCGGGTGCCGACCGCGGTGATCGCGGGCACGGAGGACCGGCTGACGCCGCCCGTGCACGCGCGCTCGATCGTCGCGGCGCTGCCACAGAGTCTGGGACTGACCGAGCTGACGGGCATGGGCCACATGACACCGGTGGAAGCGCCGGACGTGGTCACGGCGAAGATCCGGGAACTGGTGACCGGGTATGTGACGGTGGCCGCCACGGGCAAGGAGGAGGTCGCATGA
- a CDS encoding Crp/Fnr family transcriptional regulator, translating to MTVPAPRPSGGAPFWSLLDGPAQAELSRLGHLRSFAPRTHLLRQNEISDHLLVVRRGCVKVSAHSADGYLAVLALRNPGDLLGEQAGLDGGPRSATLTALTPVDALVLPAPAFDAAARALPVITSARQQVLSARLREADRHRAAAGSDAVQARLAALLLELGDGYGRRTASGSVQIALPLSQDDLAGLVLSSRRTVSRVFEQWRGSGWVTTGRNRLVIDDPDALKQQAGGL from the coding sequence ATGACCGTCCCGGCGCCGCGCCCCTCCGGCGGCGCCCCCTTCTGGTCCCTGCTCGACGGGCCCGCGCAGGCCGAGCTGTCACGCCTCGGCCACCTCCGCAGCTTCGCCCCGCGGACCCATCTGCTCCGGCAGAACGAGATCAGCGACCACCTGCTCGTCGTCCGGCGCGGCTGCGTCAAGGTCTCCGCCCACTCCGCCGACGGCTATCTGGCCGTCCTCGCCCTGCGCAACCCCGGCGACCTGCTCGGTGAACAGGCCGGACTCGACGGCGGCCCGAGGTCCGCGACCCTGACCGCGCTGACCCCGGTCGACGCACTCGTCCTGCCCGCCCCGGCCTTCGACGCCGCCGCCCGGGCCCTGCCCGTCATCACCTCGGCCCGCCAACAGGTGCTGTCCGCACGGCTGCGCGAGGCCGACCGGCACCGGGCGGCGGCGGGCTCCGACGCCGTCCAGGCCCGCCTCGCCGCACTCCTGCTGGAACTCGGCGACGGATACGGGCGCCGCACGGCCTCGGGCTCCGTACAGATAGCCCTTCCGCTCTCCCAGGACGACCTGGCCGGCCTCGTCCTGTCCTCGCGCCGCACGGTCAGCCGCGTGTTCGAGCAGTGGCGCGGCAGCGGCTGGGTGACCACGGGGCGCAACCGGCTGGTCATCGACGACCCCGACGCCCTGAAGCAGCAGGCCGGGGGCCTGTAG